A single Blastopirellula retiformator DNA region contains:
- a CDS encoding hydantoinase/oxoprolinase family protein — MPVLALDVGGANIKFANAAGYADSMEFPLWKRRDDLPEILKEVREHSPVFERVALTMTGELADCFGTKQEGVRCILSAVQSVFDDSEIKVYLTTGELATVSGAAERPLDAAASNWHALGSYACRHFPATGDGAVIDVGSTTIDFVPIRNGKLANVGRTDPERLLSGELVYSGVERTPICAMAQTVQLRGEECPLAAELFATSLDIFLVMGQIDEATENHETADGRPATREFAKSRLARMVCADAEELTWTEVNEMARELFRKQVKFAAARWQHAISAHSLSPELVVISGHGDFLAEAILDAVGVSSQQIYLSDLINDRAARCGPAFALAVYAEENW, encoded by the coding sequence ATGCCGGTACTTGCTCTCGACGTTGGCGGCGCGAACATCAAGTTCGCCAACGCTGCAGGATACGCCGATTCGATGGAATTTCCGCTCTGGAAACGCCGCGATGACTTGCCTGAGATCTTGAAGGAAGTTCGCGAGCACTCGCCCGTCTTCGAGCGGGTCGCGCTGACCATGACCGGCGAATTGGCCGATTGCTTCGGCACCAAGCAGGAGGGAGTTCGCTGCATCCTCTCCGCCGTGCAAAGCGTGTTCGACGACAGCGAGATTAAGGTCTACCTGACCACCGGCGAACTGGCGACCGTCTCTGGGGCCGCCGAACGACCGCTCGACGCCGCCGCGTCCAACTGGCACGCCTTAGGCAGTTACGCCTGCCGCCACTTCCCCGCGACCGGAGATGGCGCCGTCATCGACGTTGGCTCGACGACGATCGACTTCGTACCGATCCGCAACGGCAAGCTGGCCAACGTCGGCCGGACCGATCCCGAGCGGCTTCTCTCCGGCGAGCTGGTCTACTCCGGCGTTGAGCGAACGCCGATTTGTGCCATGGCGCAAACGGTGCAGCTGCGGGGGGAAGAGTGCCCCTTGGCGGCCGAGCTGTTCGCTACGTCGCTCGACATCTTCCTGGTGATGGGGCAGATCGACGAAGCGACCGAAAATCATGAGACAGCCGACGGCCGCCCGGCGACGCGCGAATTCGCCAAGTCGCGGCTGGCTCGCATGGTTTGCGCTGACGCCGAAGAGCTGACCTGGACCGAAGTGAACGAGATGGCTCGCGAACTGTTCCGCAAACAGGTCAAGTTCGCCGCCGCTCGCTGGCAACATGCGATAAGCGCCCATTCGCTGTCGCCAGAACTGGTGGTGATCTCCGGCCATGGCGACTTTCTGGCCGAAGCGATTCTCGACGCCGTCGGCGTCAGCTCGCAGCAGATTTACCTGTCGGACCTGATCAACGATCGGGCCGCCCGCTGCGGCCCCGCCTTCGCCCTGGCGGTTTACGCCGAAGAGAATTGGTAA
- a CDS encoding amino acid kinase family protein, whose translation MNLRVVKLGGSLFDLPDLGRRLNLWLSQQPPKPTVLIAGGGMFTDGVRKFDCWHQLDSIDSHRLAMHSMSLSAYALSLLMPNAAFVSGFDAVRSKLAIVASDECSSTYVGVWDAIDYWVRKIEPGLTEATLDWTLTSDSIAAVLARKWHADSFVLAKSRDQPAKPKWEWSGDGIVDAQFAKLSASLDVSWVNLRAPEYDDHRA comes from the coding sequence ATGAACCTGCGGGTGGTGAAACTGGGGGGGAGTCTGTTTGACTTGCCCGACCTGGGGCGTCGGCTCAATCTGTGGCTATCGCAGCAGCCGCCGAAGCCGACGGTGCTGATCGCCGGCGGCGGGATGTTCACCGATGGGGTACGCAAGTTTGATTGTTGGCACCAGCTCGACTCGATCGATTCTCATCGTCTGGCGATGCATAGCATGTCGCTTTCGGCTTACGCTCTTTCGCTCCTTATGCCGAACGCCGCGTTCGTCAGCGGGTTTGACGCTGTCCGGTCTAAGTTGGCGATAGTAGCCAGTGACGAGTGCTCTTCGACTTACGTTGGCGTCTGGGATGCGATTGACTATTGGGTGCGCAAGATCGAGCCGGGTCTGACGGAGGCGACGCTCGATTGGACATTAACCAGCGATTCGATCGCCGCGGTCTTGGCTCGTAAATGGCACGCCGATTCGTTTGTCCTGGCGAAGTCACGCGATCAGCCTGCCAAGCCCAAATGGGAATGGTCCGGGGATGGAATTGTCGACGCCCAGTTCGCCAAACTGTCGGCAAGTTTAGACGTTAGCTGGGTAAACCTGCGAGCGCCGGAATACGACGACCACCGCGCATGA
- a CDS encoding DUF1598 domain-containing protein, whose product MIRTVSHFSTKSLLLLVVAALTLPTTTFAGHQTFRSNSVGGISIDAQGVVSLASVDSQRMLRAEMMKALEKAPGELNAPVPMRKVSLRGLNAAIKDAQENNLGVLPDEVKYLAGLQRIEYVFVYPEENDIVLAGPGEGWTVDEYGTVVGVTTGRPVLLLEDLVVALQTVENARTGGITCSIDPTQQGRVNFQQYMKNVRQFSPQAVRGIEAAMGMQDVTVHGVPQTSHFARVLVGADYRMKRIAMGHDKSGVRGLPSFVDIASVGALQANAAPRWWLACNYEPLAKSEDGLAWHLRGPGVKAMTEDEIITEDGKVVQTGKEGAVAKKWADLMTTQYEELSGEDKIFGELRNIMDMCVVAALISKENMLKKADLELPMMGESTNSMTQQEYYAPKNVPSIVSALKKGRNWVITVSGGVDINSWAVADNNEAVATMQPLREQNAKTGGATWWWN is encoded by the coding sequence ATGATTCGGACCGTGAGCCACTTTTCCACTAAGTCTCTGCTATTGCTCGTCGTTGCGGCGTTGACCTTGCCGACGACCACATTCGCAGGGCATCAGACCTTCCGCTCGAACTCGGTCGGCGGTATTTCGATTGACGCCCAAGGGGTTGTCAGTCTCGCTAGCGTCGATTCGCAGCGGATGCTGCGAGCCGAGATGATGAAAGCGCTGGAGAAGGCTCCCGGCGAACTGAACGCTCCTGTCCCGATGCGAAAGGTTTCGCTCCGCGGACTGAATGCGGCCATCAAAGACGCTCAAGAGAATAATTTAGGCGTTTTGCCCGACGAAGTGAAATACCTCGCCGGATTGCAGCGAATTGAGTATGTCTTCGTCTATCCCGAAGAGAACGACATCGTCCTGGCCGGACCGGGCGAAGGCTGGACCGTCGACGAGTACGGCACCGTCGTCGGCGTCACTACCGGTCGCCCGGTGTTGCTGCTGGAAGATCTGGTCGTCGCGCTGCAGACGGTCGAAAACGCTCGCACCGGCGGCATCACCTGCTCGATTGACCCGACCCAACAGGGCCGCGTCAACTTCCAACAATACATGAAGAACGTCCGCCAGTTCTCGCCGCAAGCGGTCCGGGGAATTGAAGCCGCGATGGGCATGCAGGACGTCACCGTCCACGGCGTGCCGCAAACCAGCCACTTCGCTCGCGTGTTGGTCGGCGCCGACTATCGCATGAAGCGGATCGCCATGGGTCACGACAAGTCAGGCGTCCGCGGTCTGCCGAGCTTTGTCGACATCGCCTCGGTTGGCGCGTTGCAAGCCAATGCCGCTCCCCGTTGGTGGTTGGCCTGCAACTACGAGCCGCTCGCCAAGAGCGAAGACGGTCTGGCTTGGCATCTGCGTGGCCCGGGCGTCAAAGCGATGACCGAAGACGAAATCATCACCGAAGACGGCAAGGTCGTGCAGACCGGTAAGGAAGGCGCCGTCGCCAAGAAGTGGGCTGACCTGATGACCACTCAGTACGAAGAGCTGTCGGGCGAAGACAAGATCTTCGGCGAACTCCGCAACATCATGGACATGTGCGTCGTCGCCGCGTTGATCTCGAAAGAGAACATGCTGAAAAAGGCCGACCTCGAACTGCCGATGATGGGCGAATCGACCAACTCGATGACGCAGCAAGAGTACTACGCTCCCAAGAACGTCCCCAGCATCGTCAGTGCCCTGAAAAAGGGTCGCAACTGGGTCATCACTGTCTCGGGCGGCGTCGACATCAACTCGTGGGCGGTCGCCGACAACAACGAAGCGGTCGCCACCATGCAGCCGCTGCGTGAGCAAAACGCCAAGACCGGCGGCGCCACCTGGTGGTGGAACTAA
- a CDS encoding sigma 54-interacting transcriptional regulator, producing MVAFLIIREGSNWTDVFRLVPGHTVTIGRAPTNQIVIKDDRCSRYHAEIFLSEGEWILRDLDSRNGTVVGENPIRGDWKLDFGQVIRIASMQLAFVEDLNTAFPDHSGSSSHLFNDMPESDPSIFQTLDEEHVLDIVEPTTITHRRGETKFLKAESNKSVDASTIPKVGKAATLLCKLAFDLANQTDITAVANLALEGLFECTSINAGALLLLPRNHRGIATEKDLELIASRADKGPSYHRVSRFLANTVLREGEAVLARNVMDDSRFGIRDSKGDIHATSVLCAPIRQDGRTIGVVHLYSTDAGRIPDPDDLEFTLAVADNVALALKNLGRQLELTETISQTQVEIDELRKKLGAESQIVGRSPLIMSLQQQIARAAPSRATVLICGESGVGKELVGRAVHYASPRKKGPFVCLNCAALSESLLESELFGHERGAFTGATDRKMGKFEASHNGTLMLDEVGEMSEAIQAKFLRVLEGHPFERVGGSEPVQVDVRVIAATNRDLEKEVERGRFRRDLYFRLRVVEIIAPPLRKRPEDIVELASHFLEKYNAETGRKLLGFTQAAYEHMKQYRWPGNVRELKNVIERAVVLAQGERIDVEDLALSNLATSGDTADNISLSDEYEPASLAEVERRHIQLTLESTGWNKSRTAGILGIERSTLDRKIRRYQLRPNTVQR from the coding sequence ATGGTCGCCTTTCTAATTATCCGAGAAGGTTCCAATTGGACCGATGTTTTCCGGCTTGTACCGGGGCACACCGTCACAATTGGGCGTGCGCCGACCAACCAAATTGTGATCAAGGATGATCGTTGCAGCCGCTATCACGCCGAAATCTTCCTCTCCGAGGGGGAATGGATCCTGCGGGATCTTGATTCCCGCAACGGAACCGTCGTTGGCGAGAACCCCATTCGTGGGGATTGGAAGCTCGATTTTGGCCAGGTCATCCGAATCGCCAGCATGCAATTGGCGTTCGTCGAAGACCTCAACACCGCCTTCCCCGACCATTCCGGCAGCAGCTCGCACCTGTTCAACGACATGCCGGAGAGCGATCCTTCGATCTTTCAGACGCTCGACGAAGAGCATGTTCTGGACATCGTCGAACCGACCACGATCACCCATCGCCGCGGCGAAACGAAGTTTCTGAAGGCCGAGTCCAACAAGAGCGTCGACGCCTCGACGATTCCGAAGGTTGGCAAAGCGGCGACATTGCTTTGCAAGTTGGCCTTTGATCTGGCCAACCAGACCGACATTACCGCCGTCGCCAACTTGGCGCTGGAAGGGTTGTTCGAGTGCACCAGCATCAACGCCGGCGCGTTGCTGCTGTTGCCTCGCAATCATCGCGGGATCGCCACCGAAAAAGACCTGGAACTGATCGCCTCGCGGGCTGACAAAGGTCCGTCGTATCATCGCGTCTCGCGGTTTCTCGCCAACACCGTGCTTCGCGAAGGAGAAGCGGTGCTGGCTCGCAATGTGATGGATGACAGCCGGTTCGGCATTCGCGACAGCAAGGGAGATATCCACGCGACCAGCGTGCTGTGCGCTCCGATTCGCCAAGATGGCCGCACGATTGGCGTGGTCCATCTCTATTCGACCGACGCCGGCCGAATACCGGATCCGGATGATCTCGAATTCACCTTGGCGGTCGCCGACAACGTGGCGCTGGCGCTGAAGAATCTTGGCCGGCAATTGGAGCTGACCGAGACGATCTCGCAAACGCAGGTCGAGATCGACGAGCTGCGCAAGAAGCTGGGCGCCGAAAGTCAGATTGTTGGCCGCAGTCCGCTGATCATGTCGCTGCAACAACAGATTGCCCGGGCGGCGCCAAGTCGCGCAACGGTACTGATCTGCGGCGAAAGCGGCGTCGGTAAAGAACTGGTCGGCCGCGCGGTTCATTACGCCAGTCCGCGGAAAAAGGGACCATTCGTCTGCTTGAACTGCGCCGCTCTATCCGAATCGTTGCTCGAGAGCGAATTGTTCGGCCACGAGCGCGGCGCGTTTACGGGCGCGACCGATCGCAAGATGGGCAAGTTCGAGGCGTCGCACAACGGCACGTTGATGTTGGACGAAGTCGGCGAAATGAGCGAGGCGATCCAGGCCAAGTTTCTCCGCGTGCTCGAAGGGCATCCGTTCGAACGCGTCGGCGGCAGCGAACCGGTACAAGTGGACGTACGCGTGATCGCCGCGACCAACCGCGATCTGGAGAAAGAAGTAGAGCGGGGACGTTTCCGCCGCGACCTTTACTTCCGGCTCCGCGTGGTAGAGATCATTGCACCGCCGCTCCGCAAACGTCCCGAAGATATCGTCGAACTAGCGAGCCACTTCCTCGAGAAATACAACGCCGAGACCGGCCGCAAGTTGCTTGGTTTTACGCAGGCCGCCTACGAGCACATGAAACAGTATCGCTGGCCCGGCAACGTCCGCGAACTAAAGAACGTGATCGAGCGGGCGGTCGTGTTGGCGCAGGGAGAACGGATCGACGTCGAAGACCTGGCCCTCTCGAACCTAGCCACGTCCGGCGATACCGCTGACAATATCTCCCTCTCGGACGAATACGAACCGGCCTCGCTGGCCGAAGTCGAACGCCGGCACATTCAGCTGACGTTGGAGTCGACCGGTTGGAACAAGAGCCGGACGGCCGGCATTCTCGGAATCGAACGATCGACGCTCGATCGCAAGATTCGCCGCTATCAATTGCGACCCAATACCGTGCAGCGATAA
- a CDS encoding chemotaxis protein CheX, producing MATAEIMTSSGFTCTDPVLTQAVVDSVGAALTMCDTTARCVGVAAVPMGEKGLVTGIIGVHGKVSGFITINMSERMVIKAVEGLLQDEFGRLTSQVVDGAGEITNIICGGIKSKLAKTVWAFQGITVPSVIVGEGYQMAFARGLEFVSATFEHNDPDAVMLEDRLMSVSMSFLRL from the coding sequence ATGGCGACAGCGGAAATTATGACCTCGTCCGGCTTCACTTGTACCGATCCGGTTTTGACGCAAGCGGTTGTCGATTCGGTCGGCGCAGCACTGACGATGTGCGACACAACCGCCCGTTGCGTCGGCGTCGCCGCGGTGCCGATGGGTGAAAAAGGACTGGTCACCGGCATCATCGGCGTCCACGGAAAGGTCTCCGGCTTTATCACGATCAACATGTCAGAGCGCATGGTCATCAAAGCGGTCGAAGGACTGTTGCAGGACGAGTTTGGCAGGCTGACTTCGCAAGTGGTCGACGGCGCCGGCGAAATCACCAACATCATCTGCGGCGGCATTAAGTCGAAGCTGGCCAAGACGGTTTGGGCGTTCCAGGGAATCACGGTGCCGTCGGTGATCGTCGGCGAAGGTTACCAAATGGCGTTCGCCCGCGGGCTCGAGTTCGTCAGCGCCACGTTTGAACACAACGACCCCGACGCGGTGATGCTGGAAGATCGCCTGATGAGCGTCAGCATGTCGTTCTTGCGTCTGTAA
- a CDS encoding TIGR04283 family arsenosugar biosynthesis glycosyltransferase, which produces MRVSVIIAALNEQANIRAAIDSAQQAGADEILVADGGSADDTVRLATSSGASVVTSLPGRAIQQNAGVAASSGDVLLFLHADCRLSLRCIPQIRELDCRFTFGAFRQKIDATPLIYRLVERGNDLRVRWLGMPYGDQAIAVRRDTFEAAGRFAEVPFLEDYLLSQTLKRRHWPTLLRGPVYTSARRWQQRGVVRQTLLNWRLIAAYRRGVPIEELAKQYRRHDQK; this is translated from the coding sequence ATGCGCGTTTCCGTCATCATCGCGGCTTTGAACGAACAAGCCAACATTCGAGCCGCGATTGACTCCGCCCAGCAAGCCGGCGCCGACGAGATCCTCGTTGCTGACGGCGGAAGCGCCGATGACACGGTTCGCTTAGCGACCTCTTCCGGAGCCAGCGTCGTCACCTCTCTCCCAGGGCGCGCGATTCAACAAAACGCAGGCGTCGCCGCATCCAGTGGCGACGTTTTGCTGTTCTTGCATGCCGATTGCCGGCTTTCGCTCAGATGCATCCCCCAGATCCGCGAGCTGGATTGCCGTTTCACGTTCGGCGCGTTTCGCCAGAAGATTGACGCAACGCCGCTGATCTATCGCCTGGTCGAACGGGGCAATGATCTCCGCGTCCGTTGGCTTGGCATGCCCTACGGTGATCAAGCGATCGCCGTCCGTCGCGACACGTTTGAGGCCGCCGGTCGCTTTGCCGAAGTGCCATTCTTAGAAGACTACCTGTTGTCGCAAACCTTGAAGCGGCGACACTGGCCAACGCTCTTAAGAGGCCCGGTCTACACATCGGCTCGCCGCTGGCAACAGCGGGGAGTGGTGCGGCAAACGCTGCTCAACTGGCGTCTGATCGCAGCATATCGTCGCGGAGTCCCCATCGAAGAACTGGCGAAACAATATCGTCGGCACGATCAGAAGTAG
- a CDS encoding thioredoxin family protein: MHGVVLAVLLQATMAGGKHDYNAAFKSADESGKPLLILVGTNWCPGCVTMKRSVMPSLLRKGKLSEVAYAEVDADSQSGLAGKLMQGGSIPQLILYRKTSTGWRRKLLIGAQSEMTVTTLVDRAVEQQAALQAESAEQSVVTASHVEAAE; the protein is encoded by the coding sequence ATGCATGGCGTCGTTCTCGCCGTTCTTTTGCAGGCCACCATGGCTGGTGGCAAACATGACTACAACGCTGCTTTCAAGTCGGCGGACGAATCGGGCAAGCCCCTTCTGATCCTCGTTGGAACCAACTGGTGCCCTGGCTGCGTGACGATGAAGCGTTCGGTCATGCCGTCGCTGCTTCGCAAGGGCAAGCTCTCGGAAGTCGCCTACGCCGAAGTTGACGCCGACTCGCAATCGGGTCTGGCCGGCAAGCTGATGCAAGGCGGATCGATTCCGCAGCTGATTCTGTACCGCAAGACCAGCACCGGCTGGCGTCGCAAGCTGTTGATTGGCGCCCAGTCGGAAATGACAGTGACGACCTTGGTCGATCGCGCCGTCGAGCAACAGGCCGCTCTCCAGGCCGAATCTGCCGAGCAATCGGTCGTGACCGCTTCGCACGTCGAAGCCGCCGAGTAG
- a CDS encoding Gfo/Idh/MocA family protein produces the protein MRLRVGVIGLGPEWDSRHRPALLALGDRFHVESICDEVSLRAENAARQIGARAVNGFRKLVAAPEIEAVLMLGPQWHGVEPLIAACNEGKAFYCTSILEIAGANSATLRDSVDQAGIAFMAEFPRRHSPATIRLKELIATRLGAPQLIFCHERIRKPENGAADRFGQRPVKRHVAELVDWCRYVVGTEPQSVFGVQHRKDVDNNLDYEMLSVEFDSPGGDAPVIAQISAGSYLQHRWPEASSFRPPAALQVCCANGVAFVDLPSTLIWFDEAGRHMESLDHERPVGEQMLSLFHRSVTSLLRNTSCLNDVDCALRVMRAADESNELRTRVAIASA, from the coding sequence ATGCGTCTGCGAGTGGGTGTAATCGGGCTAGGGCCAGAATGGGATTCTCGTCACCGCCCTGCTCTGCTGGCTCTTGGCGATCGATTTCATGTCGAATCGATTTGCGATGAAGTGTCGCTACGAGCAGAAAATGCCGCTCGCCAGATCGGCGCGCGGGCGGTTAACGGTTTCCGCAAGCTGGTCGCGGCGCCCGAAATCGAAGCAGTTTTAATGCTGGGACCGCAGTGGCATGGCGTCGAGCCTTTGATCGCCGCCTGCAACGAAGGAAAAGCCTTTTACTGCACCTCTATTCTGGAGATTGCAGGCGCCAACTCGGCGACCCTTCGCGACTCGGTCGATCAGGCCGGCATCGCCTTCATGGCCGAGTTTCCGCGACGTCATAGCCCAGCGACGATTCGTCTGAAAGAGCTGATCGCCACGCGATTGGGCGCCCCGCAGCTGATTTTCTGCCACGAGCGGATCCGCAAGCCCGAGAATGGCGCCGCCGATCGCTTTGGCCAGCGCCCCGTCAAACGGCACGTCGCCGAATTGGTCGATTGGTGCCGTTATGTCGTCGGTACCGAACCGCAATCGGTCTTCGGCGTGCAGCATCGCAAAGACGTCGATAACAATCTCGACTACGAGATGCTGAGCGTGGAGTTCGATTCGCCCGGCGGCGACGCTCCGGTCATCGCTCAAATCAGCGCCGGCAGTTACTTGCAACATCGCTGGCCCGAGGCGTCGTCGTTTCGACCTCCCGCCGCACTGCAGGTTTGCTGCGCCAATGGCGTCGCGTTTGTCGACCTCCCCTCGACGTTGATCTGGTTCGACGAGGCCGGGCGGCACATGGAGTCGCTCGATCACGAAAGACCCGTCGGCGAACAGATGCTCAGCCTCTTTCACCGCAGCGTCACCAGCTTGCTCCGCAACACCAGCTGTCTGAACGACGTCGACTGTGCGCTGCGAGTCATGCGGGCCGCCGACGAAAGCAACGAACTGCGGACCCGGGTAGCGATCGCCTCCGCCTAA